The following proteins are co-located in the Pedobacter sp. FW305-3-2-15-E-R2A2 genome:
- a CDS encoding RagB/SusD family nutrient uptake outer membrane protein codes for MKKIMILLAVMVLMTTVSCKKFLQEDPYDFISKDKFYKTEADANAALNGVISIMQLQQYYGRTVWVVNDLTGDQMKVGLPQTNRPELYSQTYTSTNGEISNWWNNSYVLINRANDMIGNVAGGPIAEGAKNNLLGNARFLRALAYFDLVRSFGEVPLLLKATEGTDDLRPSRSPLKAVYEQIVLDLKFAEANCVTEDKIPAALKGRVSSGAASALLAKVYLTRASGAAAIATDYQDALAACNKVIALSPGVYTLLPFAEVFNPDKKAANKEEIFTVQFGLAPNVGTITPRMHLPKAVAPFDGNEAFYVENAFALSYSSTDLRKAATIGVVPNTANFYYLKFTDPSRQGNSARNNWVILRYADVLLMQSEAMNQINSADPNKFNGINAVRNRAGLLPLSMVTTPGKDEFVTALVEERGWEFAAEGQRRYDLLRLGRMKQQQLKLHNIVLDDKYLLMPVPETERTLNPNLSQNTGF; via the coding sequence ATGAAAAAGATAATGATATTATTGGCGGTCATGGTATTGATGACGACAGTATCCTGTAAGAAATTTCTCCAGGAAGATCCTTACGATTTTATTTCCAAGGATAAGTTTTATAAGACAGAAGCTGATGCCAATGCGGCATTGAATGGAGTGATCAGCATTATGCAGTTACAACAATACTATGGTCGGACAGTCTGGGTCGTAAACGACCTGACGGGAGATCAGATGAAAGTAGGTTTGCCACAAACCAACCGGCCGGAACTGTACAGTCAGACCTATACTTCTACCAATGGGGAAATCAGCAACTGGTGGAACAATTCTTATGTACTGATCAACCGGGCAAACGATATGATCGGGAATGTAGCAGGAGGACCAATCGCTGAGGGGGCGAAAAATAACCTCCTTGGCAATGCCAGATTCCTGCGTGCCCTGGCTTATTTTGATTTGGTAAGGAGCTTTGGAGAAGTGCCTCTCTTGCTGAAAGCAACCGAAGGAACGGATGATTTAAGACCTTCCAGAAGTCCTCTTAAAGCGGTCTATGAGCAGATTGTGCTGGACTTGAAGTTTGCCGAAGCAAACTGTGTGACCGAAGATAAAATTCCCGCGGCTTTAAAGGGAAGGGTTTCCAGCGGAGCAGCAAGCGCTTTACTGGCAAAAGTCTATTTAACAAGAGCATCTGGCGCTGCGGCAATTGCTACGGATTATCAGGATGCACTTGCCGCCTGCAACAAGGTCATAGCGCTGAGTCCCGGAGTTTACACTTTATTGCCTTTTGCAGAGGTGTTTAATCCGGATAAAAAAGCCGCCAATAAAGAGGAGATCTTTACGGTTCAGTTTGGTCTGGCACCAAACGTTGGAACGATTACACCGAGGATGCATTTGCCAAAAGCTGTTGCACCTTTTGATGGGAATGAAGCATTTTATGTAGAAAATGCTTTTGCTTTATCTTATTCCTCAACAGACCTTAGGAAAGCAGCAACAATAGGAGTGGTGCCCAATACCGCGAACTTTTATTACCTGAAATTCACTGATCCTTCCAGACAGGGGAACAGTGCGAGAAACAATTGGGTGATTCTGCGTTATGCAGATGTTTTACTGATGCAGTCTGAAGCGATGAACCAGATCAACAGCGCTGATCCTAATAAATTTAATGGCATCAATGCGGTTAGAAACCGGGCCGGATTATTGCCTTTGAGCATGGTAACTACTCCAGGTAAAGACGAATTTGTAACCGCCCTTGTAGAAGAAAGAGGTTGGGAATTTGCAGCCGAAGGACAAAGGAGATATGATTTGCTAAGGCTGGGCAGAATGAAACAGCAGCAGCTGAAATTGCACAACATCGTTCTGGATGATAAATACCTGCTGATGCCGGTTCCGGAAACAGAAAGAACATTGAACCCAAACCTGAGTCAGAATACCGGCTTTTAA
- a CDS encoding TonB-dependent receptor, whose amino-acid sequence MMKRISLLIALFYCCSTFVFAQTTPITGVVKDKLNSPLPGVSLRVKNSGAATSTNSDGKFSIVAKPGDLLVFSSIGFVTQEIKLVTGPLNVILEEENARLEEVVVVGYGTQRKKDLTGAVSSISAKSVENVPIARLDQIIQGRAAGVQVSQTQSQPGGTVSLRIRGTNSINSSNEPLFVIDGFPGAGNLSSLNPNDIQSIDILKDASSIAIYGSRGANGVVIVTTKKGAAGQSAINFEAYYGLQKVRNPYKMMNATEFANYLNDTQRLTNTETPGSARALPYTDAQIAALGVGTDWQDELFRTAPISNYQLNFIGGTAETKYNLSMNYFDQQGIILNSGYKKASVRFNLDKKVGEQLNFGFTSQLTGAIDKRALVNTSGGSGGGVLLDALRINPAMPVFTNGDYTYQNGPTGYAFALGNPVAYAEKSKNQYKNMRGLVNFYGEYEIVKGLKFKTSLGTDFNIETRNLFVPSDLFLGSNTLGSARKEYSDNLGWVNENTLTYDKQINKNHALNIVGGFSMQEFNTSDFFAASTNFFTNVLGPDNIGIGSNVLVPGSGRVKNSLASFFGRANYRLMDKYLFTFTMRADGSSKFGVNNKWGYFPSGAVAWRVIEEDFMKSLTFISDLKLRASLGVSGNQEIDPYQSMARYLNNGATLGNGRVVGVSPNNIPNPNLAWESTSSFDIGVDVALFKNRITLTADYYSKHTKDLLLNVSVPRSTGFGSILLNAGGVDNKGFEIALNTENINGKTFQWSTNLNFSMNRNKVTDLAGEKERFVGDASSSLFPSGTGGTNVLRVGESIGSFYGYRFLGIWQTQAEIDASGIKGVLPGDPKYADLTNDKVIDAKDREIIGHAQPDFIYGITNNFTYGRLNLNVFIQGVQGTEVLNLNRYEMESGDFTTNKLASVNNRWTGPNTSNTIPKANSTLRRRTGITSDVVENGSFLRLKTVSLSYNIPIGKVTGKTIKSINVYATGTNLLTITKYSGYDPEVNSFALSNGLSLNTDYNAYPTVRTYTAGVRFGF is encoded by the coding sequence ATGATGAAAAGAATCTCCCTTCTTATTGCGCTATTTTATTGTTGCAGTACGTTCGTATTTGCACAAACAACCCCAATTACCGGTGTTGTGAAAGATAAATTAAACAGCCCTTTGCCGGGTGTTTCCCTGAGGGTTAAAAACTCAGGAGCAGCCACTTCTACCAATTCTGATGGTAAATTTTCTATCGTCGCTAAACCTGGCGACCTCCTCGTGTTCAGTAGTATCGGCTTTGTAACTCAGGAAATTAAGCTGGTCACCGGCCCCCTAAATGTGATACTCGAAGAAGAAAATGCGAGATTAGAGGAAGTCGTAGTCGTTGGTTATGGCACACAACGTAAGAAAGACCTGACGGGTGCCGTTTCCTCCATTTCCGCCAAAAGTGTAGAGAACGTGCCGATTGCGCGTCTCGATCAGATCATTCAGGGACGTGCGGCCGGAGTACAGGTGAGCCAGACACAGTCGCAACCCGGAGGAACAGTAAGTTTAAGAATCCGTGGAACCAACTCCATCAATTCCAGTAATGAACCGCTGTTTGTCATTGATGGTTTTCCGGGAGCGGGAAATTTAAGTTCACTCAATCCCAACGACATTCAGTCGATAGACATCCTGAAAGATGCTTCTTCCATTGCAATTTATGGAAGCAGGGGTGCAAATGGAGTGGTCATCGTAACCACCAAAAAAGGGGCTGCAGGGCAATCGGCCATTAATTTTGAAGCCTATTATGGTCTGCAAAAGGTCCGCAACCCTTATAAAATGATGAATGCAACGGAGTTTGCAAACTACCTCAATGATACCCAGCGACTCACCAATACCGAAACGCCGGGTTCGGCCAGGGCGCTACCTTATACTGATGCACAGATTGCAGCATTGGGGGTGGGAACAGATTGGCAGGATGAGCTGTTCAGAACTGCTCCAATCAGTAATTACCAATTGAATTTTATCGGAGGAACAGCGGAAACGAAATATAACCTGAGCATGAACTATTTTGATCAGCAGGGGATTATTCTCAATTCGGGCTATAAAAAGGCCTCAGTAAGATTTAACCTGGACAAAAAAGTAGGAGAGCAGTTGAACTTCGGTTTTACTTCCCAGCTGACCGGAGCGATTGATAAACGGGCATTGGTGAATACCAGTGGTGGTTCAGGGGGTGGCGTATTGCTGGATGCCTTAAGGATAAATCCTGCCATGCCTGTTTTTACCAATGGTGATTATACGTATCAGAACGGTCCTACGGGTTATGCTTTTGCTTTAGGTAATCCTGTGGCCTATGCAGAAAAATCAAAGAACCAATACAAAAATATGCGTGGCCTGGTCAACTTTTATGGGGAGTATGAAATCGTTAAAGGCTTGAAATTTAAGACCAGCCTGGGGACAGATTTTAACATCGAAACGAGAAATCTTTTTGTGCCTTCAGATTTGTTTCTGGGGAGCAATACCCTCGGATCTGCCAGAAAGGAGTATTCGGATAACCTGGGATGGGTAAATGAAAATACCCTGACCTATGATAAACAGATCAATAAAAACCATGCACTGAATATCGTTGGTGGTTTCAGTATGCAGGAATTTAATACGAGTGATTTCTTTGCAGCCAGTACCAATTTCTTTACCAATGTGCTCGGCCCTGATAACATCGGAATTGGTTCCAATGTCCTGGTTCCCGGTTCAGGAAGAGTGAAGAATTCGCTGGCTTCCTTTTTTGGACGTGCAAATTACAGGCTGATGGACAAATACCTGTTCACCTTTACCATGCGTGCAGATGGTTCTTCGAAGTTCGGAGTCAATAACAAATGGGGATATTTCCCTTCAGGAGCGGTTGCCTGGCGTGTCATCGAAGAAGACTTTATGAAGTCCTTAACATTCATCAGCGACTTAAAGCTTCGTGCAAGTTTGGGTGTTTCCGGAAATCAGGAAATTGATCCTTATCAATCAATGGCGCGTTACCTCAACAACGGGGCAACCTTAGGAAACGGTCGGGTAGTTGGCGTATCTCCAAATAATATCCCAAATCCAAACCTGGCCTGGGAATCCACTTCTTCCTTCGATATCGGAGTAGATGTGGCACTTTTTAAAAACAGAATCACCTTAACTGCAGATTATTATAGTAAACACACCAAAGACCTTTTGTTGAATGTTTCTGTGCCGCGTAGTACCGGTTTCGGAAGTATTCTGCTCAATGCCGGAGGAGTAGATAATAAGGGTTTTGAAATCGCCCTGAACACCGAAAATATCAATGGAAAAACCTTCCAGTGGAGCACAAACCTGAATTTCTCTATGAATCGAAATAAAGTGACCGACCTCGCAGGAGAAAAGGAACGTTTCGTAGGTGATGCCAGTTCCAGTCTTTTCCCTTCCGGAACAGGAGGAACAAACGTCTTGAGAGTAGGGGAGTCTATCGGTTCATTTTATGGTTATCGCTTTTTAGGAATCTGGCAAACACAGGCGGAAATCGATGCCAGTGGAATTAAAGGAGTGCTTCCGGGTGATCCGAAATATGCAGACCTGACCAACGACAAGGTGATCGATGCCAAAGACCGGGAGATTATTGGTCATGCGCAACCTGATTTTATCTATGGAATCACCAACAACTTTACTTACGGAAGGCTAAACCTGAATGTTTTTATTCAAGGTGTTCAGGGAACGGAAGTCCTCAATTTAAACAGGTATGAAATGGAATCCGGTGATTTTACGACCAATAAACTGGCGAGTGTAAACAATCGCTGGACTGGCCCGAATACGAGCAATACGATTCCAAAAGCAAATAGCACGTTACGCAGAAGAACAGGGATCACAAGTGATGTGGTAGAGAATGGGAGTTTCCTTCGCCTGAAAACCGTTTCGCTGTCTTACAACATTCCTATTGGAAAAGTAACGGGAAAAACGATCAAATCTATTAATGTGTATGCAACCGGGACCAATTTGCTGACGATTACCAAATACAGTGGATATGATCCGGAGGTCAACTCCTTTGCATTGAGCAACGGCCTGAGCCTGAATACAGATTATAATGCCTACCCAACGGTAAGAACCTATACTGCAGGGGTAAGATTTGGTTTTTAA
- a CDS encoding NAD(P)/FAD-dependent oxidoreductase, whose product METKMDILIAGGGLAGLTAAIHLLKSGFPVTVIEKNTYPQHKVCGEYISNEVLPYLEWLGLDIPAAGPCRIQNFQISTVEGNCLNAVLPLGGFGMSRYLLDALLYEHAIGLGGQFIHETITDISFNTDEFQVSLGNKQVISARIVIGAYGKRDALDQKLSRDFIQKKSPWLAVKAHYEGPFPDDLVALHNFDGGYCGVSKVEENRINICYLVDYASFKRYKSIPEHRMQVLYKNEHLRKIFDNSRMLFDQSLVISQISFDPKNAVSQHVLMIGDTAGLIHPLCGNGMAMAIHSAKLCAESVISYLEGKTSTRKKMETQYETLWKRHFNKRLRTGKIISRILRKKQLSARLLRILIKFPALLQALIRQTHGKPIMAK is encoded by the coding sequence ATGGAAACCAAAATGGACATACTGATCGCAGGGGGAGGATTAGCCGGCTTAACCGCAGCAATTCATCTTTTAAAATCAGGATTCCCCGTTACAGTTATAGAAAAGAATACCTATCCTCAGCATAAAGTATGTGGTGAATACATTTCGAATGAGGTCCTCCCTTATTTGGAATGGCTGGGCCTGGACATTCCTGCTGCCGGCCCCTGCAGGATTCAAAACTTCCAGATTTCTACAGTTGAAGGCAACTGCCTGAATGCTGTACTTCCATTGGGCGGCTTTGGCATGAGCAGATATCTTCTGGATGCGCTTCTTTACGAACATGCAATCGGCCTTGGTGGTCAGTTTATTCATGAAACCATTACCGACATCAGTTTTAATACCGATGAGTTCCAGGTAAGTCTGGGAAATAAACAAGTCATTTCTGCAAGGATTGTGATAGGTGCCTATGGAAAGAGAGATGCCCTTGATCAGAAACTATCGCGCGACTTTATTCAAAAGAAATCACCATGGCTGGCAGTAAAGGCACATTATGAAGGGCCTTTTCCAGATGACCTCGTTGCCCTCCATAATTTTGATGGCGGATATTGTGGTGTTTCTAAAGTCGAAGAAAACCGGATCAACATCTGTTACCTGGTAGACTATGCTTCTTTTAAACGCTACAAAAGTATTCCCGAACATAGAATGCAGGTCTTGTACAAGAATGAGCATTTAAGAAAGATCTTTGACAACTCCAGGATGCTGTTCGATCAGTCGCTGGTGATCAGTCAGATTTCTTTCGACCCTAAAAATGCAGTATCACAACATGTATTAATGATTGGAGATACTGCCGGATTGATTCATCCGCTTTGTGGAAACGGGATGGCCATGGCGATCCATAGCGCCAAACTTTGTGCAGAATCAGTGATTTCTTACCTCGAAGGAAAGACCAGTACCCGTAAAAAAATGGAGACACAGTATGAGACCTTATGGAAAAGGCATTTTAATAAAAGACTGAGGACCGGAAAAATAATCTCCCGAATTCTGAGAAAGAAGCAACTCTCTGCCAGATTACTACGTATATTAATAAAATTCCCTGCGCTATTACAGGCACTGATCAGGCAAACCCATGGAAAACCTATAATGGCTAAATGA
- a CDS encoding methyltransferase domain-containing protein, translated as MMVNTSQRSEAPEIMDDFSMEGEILRDALDKIAGINRLLGGNKVTLEGVQQLLLLRKDRKQEQGREQEISILDVGCGNGDMLRTLADFAKEKQLKFRLTGIDANSFTIGHARQLSAGYEQLDFRCADIFEEIHSENNYDLILCTLTLHHFKDEEILTLLKGFKQRSRLGIVINDLQRSALPYYLFIALCFVFRLNSMSKQDGLVSILRGFKKADLLRYSNQLNFTNTSIRWKWAFRYQWIIPSI; from the coding sequence ATGATGGTAAATACCTCCCAAAGAAGTGAAGCCCCGGAAATCATGGATGATTTTTCCATGGAAGGAGAAATATTGAGGGATGCGCTGGATAAAATCGCAGGAATTAACAGGTTGCTTGGCGGGAATAAGGTGACCCTGGAAGGAGTGCAACAATTGCTGCTGCTTCGCAAAGACCGGAAACAGGAACAGGGTCGCGAACAGGAAATCAGCATTCTCGATGTAGGTTGTGGAAATGGAGATATGCTAAGGACCCTTGCTGATTTTGCGAAGGAAAAACAATTGAAATTCCGGCTGACTGGTATAGACGCCAATTCCTTTACCATTGGCCATGCCCGGCAATTGTCTGCCGGTTATGAGCAGCTGGATTTCCGCTGTGCTGACATCTTTGAAGAAATCCACTCAGAAAACAATTACGACCTCATTCTATGCACCCTCACCCTGCATCATTTTAAAGATGAGGAAATTTTAACATTGCTCAAAGGCTTTAAGCAACGGTCCAGATTAGGTATTGTGATCAATGATTTGCAGCGCAGTGCCCTTCCCTATTACCTGTTTATCGCCTTATGTTTTGTGTTCAGGCTCAACAGCATGTCTAAACAGGACGGCTTAGTTTCAATTTTAAGGGGATTTAAAAAGGCTGACCTCCTGCGCTACTCCAATCAATTAAATTTTACAAACACCAGCATCCGATGGAAATGGGCCTTCCGCTACCAATGGATAATTCCTTCAATATGA
- a CDS encoding type III polyketide synthase, translating to MSVKIKTVAKSLPGHSRTTAEILPFLDAWLSGQEDRFIRKVKKIFENAMVDRRYSIMSPEEVFSQLSFEERNDIYIRESIRLGTASLKLALEQASWKGEDLDYIITVSCTGMMIPSMDAYIINNLKLRQDIVRLPVTEMGCAAGISGIIYAKNFLQANPGKRAAVIAVESPTATFQLHDFSMANIVSAAIFGDGAACVLLSSDESEEGPEIIGEEMYHFYDTEQLMGFQMKNTGLTMVLDVAVPEQIELHFPQIIHPFLAKHGWSISEIDHLIFHPGGKKIIQVVEELFSKAGKNIDDTKEVLRQYGNMSSATVLYVLARFLDTPQKKGDLGLMLSFGPGFSAQRILLKW from the coding sequence ATGAGTGTAAAAATCAAAACAGTAGCGAAGTCCTTGCCCGGACATTCCAGAACGACCGCCGAGATCCTGCCTTTTTTAGATGCCTGGTTGTCCGGACAGGAAGATCGGTTTATCCGAAAAGTAAAGAAGATCTTCGAAAATGCAATGGTAGACCGAAGGTACTCGATCATGTCGCCGGAAGAAGTTTTCAGTCAGCTCTCTTTTGAAGAAAGAAACGACATTTACATCCGCGAAAGCATCCGGCTTGGTACGGCCAGTTTAAAGCTCGCTTTAGAACAGGCATCCTGGAAAGGAGAAGATTTAGATTACATCATTACCGTAAGTTGTACCGGTATGATGATTCCCTCAATGGATGCTTATATCATCAATAACCTGAAGCTCAGACAAGACATTGTGCGTTTGCCAGTTACGGAAATGGGCTGTGCGGCAGGCATCTCCGGAATCATTTATGCCAAGAACTTCCTCCAGGCAAATCCCGGAAAACGTGCCGCAGTGATCGCCGTAGAGTCTCCTACCGCAACTTTTCAGCTGCATGATTTTTCAATGGCCAATATCGTGAGTGCTGCCATCTTTGGAGATGGAGCCGCCTGTGTGTTGTTATCTTCTGATGAAAGTGAGGAAGGGCCTGAAATCATAGGAGAAGAGATGTATCATTTCTACGATACGGAGCAACTGATGGGTTTTCAAATGAAAAACACAGGTTTAACCATGGTGCTGGATGTTGCTGTCCCGGAACAAATTGAGCTGCATTTCCCCCAGATCATCCATCCTTTTCTGGCAAAACACGGATGGAGCATCTCAGAGATCGATCATTTGATATTCCATCCGGGAGGCAAAAAAATCATACAGGTGGTGGAAGAATTATTTAGTAAAGCCGGGAAAAACATTGATGACACTAAAGAAGTATTGAGGCAATACGGCAATATGTCGAGCGCCACAGTCCTCTATGTATTGGCCCGTTTCCTCGATACCCCTCAAAAAAAAGGAGATCTTGGCCTGATGCTCAGTTTCGGACCTGGTTTTTCTGCACAGAGAATATTATTAAAGTGGTAA
- a CDS encoding 3-hydroxyacyl-ACP dehydratase FabZ family protein, producing the protein MNTAEILSHLPYSKPFLFVDELQHIDENGVTGSYTFSEDLDFYKGHFKDHPVTPGVILTETMAQIGLVCLGIYLTATAAAGVPGHVMLTSTAIDFMKPVFPGEKVTVTAEKVYFRFKKLNCTVQMTNAAGEVVCKGTIAGMVTNKMNA; encoded by the coding sequence ATGAATACAGCAGAAATACTAAGCCACTTACCTTATAGCAAACCCTTTTTATTTGTTGATGAGCTGCAGCACATTGACGAAAACGGTGTGACCGGATCCTATACTTTTTCTGAAGACCTGGACTTTTACAAAGGTCATTTTAAAGATCATCCCGTAACACCAGGTGTAATTCTAACAGAAACAATGGCACAGATTGGCTTGGTTTGCCTCGGTATTTATTTAACAGCAACCGCAGCTGCAGGTGTTCCCGGACACGTCATGCTGACCTCTACCGCGATCGATTTCATGAAGCCTGTTTTCCCTGGAGAAAAGGTAACAGTCACTGCAGAGAAGGTTTATTTCCGTTTTAAAAAATTAAACTGCACCGTTCAGATGACCAATGCTGCTGGCGAAGTGGTTTGTAAAGGAACCATAGCAGGAATGGTGACCAATAAAATGAATGCCTAA
- a CDS encoding beta-ketoacyl-[acyl-carrier-protein] synthase family protein yields MPNRVVITGLGVVAPNGVGLTPFLEAIRQGHSGIAHDPILEQLQFSCQIAGKPELSPALIAGYFSELELKNFNSSGILYGVIAAMDAWKDAGLPVAGEEEPDWESGTIFGTGTSGVDKFREAVYQIDDLKARKLGSTVVAQTMASGISAYIGGKLGLGNQVSTNSSACTTGTESILMAYERIKSGQATRMLAGGTSDSGPYIWGGFDAMRVCTFKHNQSPEQGSRPMSASASGFVPGSGAGALVLESLESALSRGVRIYAEVLGGNLNSGGQRGTGTMTAPNAQAVQRCITTAVRDSGIEAKDIDLINGHLTATSKDALEIENWSIALQRSGKDFPMINSLKSMVGHCLSAAGSIESVAAVLQLHHGFIAPNLNCEDLHPEITRMIDSTKIPQKMRIKNIDIIAKASFGFGDVNACIILKKHIAS; encoded by the coding sequence ATGCCTAACAGAGTCGTCATCACTGGTCTGGGTGTTGTAGCACCAAATGGAGTTGGATTAACCCCATTCCTGGAAGCCATACGGCAAGGCCATTCCGGTATTGCGCATGATCCGATATTGGAACAGCTTCAGTTTTCCTGTCAGATTGCAGGAAAACCGGAGCTTTCTCCGGCATTGATTGCTGGTTATTTTTCGGAACTGGAATTGAAAAACTTTAACAGTTCCGGAATTCTTTATGGTGTCATCGCCGCGATGGATGCCTGGAAAGATGCAGGCCTGCCTGTTGCAGGAGAAGAAGAACCGGATTGGGAGAGCGGAACCATTTTTGGAACAGGGACTTCCGGAGTCGATAAATTCAGGGAAGCTGTTTATCAGATTGATGACCTTAAGGCCCGTAAACTGGGCAGTACGGTAGTGGCACAAACCATGGCCAGCGGCATCAGTGCGTATATCGGCGGAAAGCTGGGACTGGGCAACCAGGTCAGCACCAACTCTTCGGCTTGTACAACGGGCACAGAAAGCATTTTAATGGCTTATGAGCGCATCAAATCCGGTCAGGCGACAAGAATGCTTGCCGGGGGTACCAGCGACAGTGGCCCTTATATCTGGGGCGGATTCGATGCCATGCGGGTTTGTACCTTTAAACACAACCAATCGCCTGAGCAGGGTTCCAGACCGATGAGTGCCAGTGCCAGTGGTTTTGTTCCGGGCAGTGGTGCCGGGGCGCTGGTCTTAGAATCATTGGAAAGCGCGCTTTCCCGTGGGGTCAGGATTTATGCAGAGGTACTTGGAGGAAACCTGAACTCCGGCGGACAACGCGGTACAGGAACCATGACCGCTCCAAATGCACAGGCCGTACAACGCTGTATTACCACAGCCGTCCGGGATTCAGGTATTGAGGCGAAAGACATTGACCTCATCAATGGCCACCTTACTGCCACTTCGAAAGATGCCCTGGAAATAGAGAACTGGAGCATCGCCCTGCAAAGATCAGGCAAAGATTTCCCTATGATCAATTCTTTAAAATCTATGGTTGGGCATTGTCTGAGTGCTGCAGGAAGTATAGAATCTGTAGCGGCGGTATTACAGCTTCATCATGGTTTTATTGCGCCAAACCTCAACTGTGAAGATTTGCATCCGGAGATTACGCGAATGATCGATTCCACTAAAATCCCTCAAAAGATGCGGATTAAAAATATCGATATCATTGCGAAGGCAAGCTTCGGATTTGGAGATGTAAATGCCTGCATTATTTTAAAAAAACATATTGCCTCCTGA
- a CDS encoding acyl carrier protein, with translation MDRQLLLSKLKTIVASYSHDKDALEYLSETTDFTKDLKINSANLVDVVLDVEEEFDIEIDNLSMERMLNVSAAIEIIETKLKEK, from the coding sequence ATGGACAGACAATTATTACTCTCAAAATTAAAAACCATTGTTGCCAGCTACAGTCATGACAAGGATGCATTAGAATACCTCAGTGAAACCACTGATTTCACAAAAGACCTGAAGATTAACTCTGCCAATCTGGTAGACGTCGTGCTGGACGTCGAAGAAGAGTTCGACATTGAAATAGACAACCTGTCTATGGAGCGCATGCTCAATGTCAGTGCAGCTATAGAAATCATTGAAACTAAATTGAAAGAGAAGTGA
- a CDS encoding 4'-phosphopantetheinyl transferase superfamily protein: MIGNDIVDLHQADAESNWRRKGYLQKVFSLEEQQLIHSASNPCQMVWLLWSMKEAVYKIHSRKKNWHAFAPGKLCCTEVKISGQCASGVVTCQRLRYFTQSSLCPDFIHTIAGERFPIEAASIKISSYDPLDLSYRNTAPATVSHHGRYLALAYL, from the coding sequence GTGATCGGAAACGATATTGTCGATTTGCATCAGGCAGATGCCGAGAGCAACTGGCGCAGAAAAGGATACCTTCAAAAAGTATTTTCTTTGGAAGAGCAGCAGCTCATTCACAGTGCTTCTAATCCCTGTCAGATGGTATGGTTGTTATGGAGCATGAAAGAAGCCGTTTATAAAATTCATTCGCGAAAGAAGAACTGGCATGCTTTTGCTCCTGGGAAACTTTGCTGCACGGAAGTAAAGATCAGTGGACAATGCGCAAGCGGCGTGGTTACTTGTCAGCGGCTACGATATTTTACCCAAAGCTCCCTATGCCCTGACTTTATTCATACCATAGCTGGAGAAAGATTCCCCATTGAAGCGGCCAGCATCAAAATCAGCAGTTATGATCCTTTAGACCTGAGTTATAGAAACACGGCTCCGGCCACAGTGAGTCACCATGGCCGATACCTTGCTTTAGCTTATTTATAG